The Streptomyces sp. NBC_00306 sequence GCGAACGCAGTTTGGAGAGGGCCTGTTGGCGGAATTGCACGACGCTTTCCCTCTACTGCGGGGATCCCCGGCGCTGCGGGAATCGGTGACGGGCGCGGAACACCCGTGGACGTACGGGTCCGTGGGGTACACGGGTACAGCGGGAAGGACACGGGGGCGGACCGGGACGGGCCCCACACGGACGACGGCCGTGCTGTCCGGAACCTGGTGGGCTCGGACAGCACGGCCATGGCGCGTCGGCTCAAGAGGGGAACAGCCGACGGGCCGTCATCGACCGGTGGGTGTGCCGCTCGGGGCGGCACACGGTCCAGTCAGAGACCGGCGACGAGGCCCGTCACGCCGGCGGTGTTCAGGCCGGTGAGGCCCTCGACCGTGCCGGTCACGGAGCCGACGGTGCCGGCGGCGGCGGCGAGGGTGCCGGAGACGGGAACGACCGAGTCGACGGTGCCCGTGACGGCGCCGACGGCCTGGTTCACGAGGCCACCGGCCACGTTGTCGAGGTCGGCGTCCGAGATTTCCTGGGTCTCGACCTGGAAGTTGTTCATGATGGGGGTTCCCTTCGCATGGATATATCGAAATTGCCGCGACCGAGCCATCGTCAGGTGAGTCCTGTCGCAGCGGCGGTGG is a genomic window containing:
- a CDS encoding type A2 lantipeptide; translated protein: MNNFQVETQEISDADLDNVAGGLVNQAVGAVTGTVDSVVPVSGTLAAAAGTVGSVTGTVEGLTGLNTAGVTGLVAGL